The Rhodococcus sp. X156 genome window below encodes:
- a CDS encoding PaaI family thioesterase, with amino-acid sequence MTAPAGHAGSATSLDQAAYAELVGTTRALMTDVGLADVDAATMTEAARLLEQASALLSTRQRERCYRPHRDLPRGRIAVGHQATMDVYNPQSVPVEITYGEGSVSATLVAGALLEGPPESVHGGISAWLMDMLLGAVVRGEGCRAVTGTLTMRYLARTPLDQELNLGAELVKHDGRKLTVRGWIDHDGRRCVEATGLFIEVAG; translated from the coding sequence GTGACCGCACCCGCGGGTCACGCGGGCTCCGCCACGTCCCTCGACCAAGCGGCGTACGCCGAGCTGGTCGGGACCACCCGCGCCCTGATGACCGACGTTGGGCTCGCCGACGTCGACGCTGCCACGATGACCGAGGCGGCCCGGCTGCTCGAGCAGGCCTCCGCGCTGCTGAGCACCCGCCAGCGCGAGCGGTGCTACCGCCCGCACCGTGACCTGCCCCGTGGCCGCATCGCGGTGGGTCACCAGGCCACCATGGACGTCTACAACCCGCAGTCGGTGCCGGTGGAGATCACCTACGGCGAGGGCAGCGTCAGCGCCACGCTGGTGGCCGGTGCGCTGCTGGAGGGCCCGCCCGAGTCGGTGCACGGCGGAATCAGCGCGTGGCTGATGGACATGCTGCTGGGCGCGGTGGTGCGCGGCGAGGGCTGCCGCGCCGTCACCGGCACGCTGACCATGCGCTACCTGGCCCGCACCCCGCTGGACCAGGAGCTGAACCTGGGCGCGGAGCTGGTCAAGCACGACGGCCGCAAGCTCACCGTGCGCGGCTGGATCGACCACGACGGCCGTCGCTGCGTGGAGGCCACCGGACTCTTCATCGAGGTGGCGGGGTAG
- a CDS encoding SDR family oxidoreductase, translated as MALELTGLAGKVAVVTGAGRMRSIGRAVAVELARAGCDVVVTGTGRSPEHYPEEEKAAGWRDIHSVAEEVRALGRQATAVVTDVSDEASVQALVEQVLAEHGRVDVVVNNAAAARGADRVPVLELDPQVWDTVMRVNLRGTFLVSRAFGRCLVEQGEGGAIINISSIGGKTGGAATAAYAASKAGIQSLTSSMAKELGGHGIRVNAICPGVTATSRLDDLAPDVWQSYVAANIPLGRAGTAQEVAFTAVFLASEQAAWVSGQSWNVDGGQLTVR; from the coding sequence GTGGCGCTCGAGCTCACGGGTCTGGCCGGCAAGGTCGCCGTGGTGACCGGGGCCGGCCGGATGCGCTCCATCGGCCGCGCGGTGGCCGTCGAGCTGGCCCGAGCGGGCTGTGACGTGGTGGTCACCGGGACCGGGCGCTCGCCCGAGCACTACCCGGAGGAGGAGAAGGCCGCCGGCTGGCGCGACATCCACTCCGTGGCCGAGGAGGTGCGGGCGCTGGGACGCCAGGCCACCGCCGTGGTCACCGACGTCTCCGACGAGGCGTCGGTGCAGGCGCTGGTCGAGCAGGTGCTCGCCGAGCACGGCCGGGTGGACGTGGTGGTCAACAACGCCGCCGCTGCGCGCGGGGCCGACCGGGTGCCCGTGCTCGAGCTGGACCCGCAGGTGTGGGACACGGTGATGCGGGTGAACCTGCGCGGGACCTTCCTGGTCAGCCGCGCCTTCGGGCGCTGCCTGGTGGAGCAGGGCGAGGGCGGCGCGATCATCAACATCTCCTCCATCGGCGGCAAGACCGGCGGCGCGGCCACCGCTGCGTACGCCGCCTCCAAGGCCGGCATCCAGTCGCTCACCTCGTCCATGGCCAAGGAGCTCGGCGGCCACGGCATCCGGGTGAACGCCATCTGCCCCGGCGTCACCGCCACCAGCCGGCTCGACGACCTGGCTCCGGACGTCTGGCAGTCCTACGTGGCGGCCAACATCCCGCTGGGCCGGGCCGGCACCGCCCAGGAGGTCGCGTTCACCGCGGTGTTCCTGGCCAGCGAGCAGGCCGCCTGGGTGAGCGGACAGTCCTGGAACGTCGACGGCGGCCAGCTCACCGTTCGTTGA
- a CDS encoding carboxyl transferase domain-containing protein yields MTVGENRAAWGPLLDTLARRQAAARVMGGPEKLARYRATGRVDARARVQALLDTDTFVELGALAGDGTASADKPVPADAFVAGSGLVDGRPVLVGSEDFTVAGGSIGTAAATKRARIAALAQQERVPLVMMLEGAGHRATNALHPHRPAPNDLQALSELAGLVPTVAVVTGPSAGHGALAAPMSDYVVMVDGDASLFTAGPPLVAASLGEQVSKEELGGPAVHAVASGLAHAVAADVEEALELTRTYLSYFPTNAWSRTPDAGPAEGNDDVGERVLEELLDLVPPNPRRPYDMHAVLAELVDEDSLFEVQPQHGPSMITALARLGGTAVAIVANQPLVLAGALDVAAASKAARFIECTSAFHLPLVQLADNPGVLAGSASERAGILRAAARMFAAQHRAGVPKLHVTVRKAFGFGSSVMGQNAFDAQTVSLAFPDAMLGGIPAAVGGATAKEDAGTQQALVDNEAAGPWRLASTVTYDDVIDPRQLRNALLAGLRLAQGRRSAPVGPVQRTGYLP; encoded by the coding sequence GTGACGGTGGGGGAGAACCGCGCGGCCTGGGGTCCGCTGCTGGACACCCTCGCCCGCCGCCAGGCCGCCGCCCGGGTGATGGGTGGGCCGGAGAAGCTGGCCCGCTACCGCGCCACCGGCCGGGTGGACGCCCGCGCCCGCGTGCAGGCCCTGCTGGACACCGACACCTTCGTCGAGCTCGGCGCGCTGGCCGGCGACGGCACCGCGTCCGCCGACAAGCCCGTGCCCGCCGACGCCTTCGTGGCCGGGTCCGGGCTGGTGGACGGGCGCCCGGTGCTGGTGGGCTCGGAGGACTTCACCGTCGCCGGCGGGTCCATCGGCACCGCCGCCGCCACCAAGCGGGCCCGCATCGCCGCGCTGGCCCAGCAGGAGCGGGTGCCGCTGGTGATGATGCTGGAGGGCGCCGGGCACCGGGCCACCAACGCGCTGCACCCGCACCGGCCTGCCCCCAACGACCTGCAGGCGCTGAGCGAGCTGGCCGGTCTGGTGCCCACCGTCGCGGTGGTCACCGGCCCGTCGGCCGGGCACGGCGCGCTGGCCGCCCCGATGTCGGACTACGTGGTGATGGTGGACGGTGACGCGTCGCTGTTCACCGCCGGCCCACCCCTGGTGGCCGCCTCGCTGGGCGAGCAGGTCAGCAAGGAGGAGCTCGGTGGTCCCGCCGTGCACGCCGTGGCCAGCGGGCTGGCGCATGCCGTCGCCGCGGACGTCGAGGAGGCCCTCGAGCTGACCCGCACCTACCTCTCGTACTTCCCGACCAACGCCTGGAGCCGCACCCCCGACGCCGGACCCGCGGAGGGCAACGACGACGTGGGGGAGCGGGTGCTGGAGGAGCTGCTCGACCTGGTTCCGCCCAACCCTCGCCGGCCCTACGACATGCACGCGGTGCTGGCTGAGCTGGTGGACGAGGACAGCCTGTTCGAGGTGCAGCCCCAGCACGGGCCCTCCATGATCACCGCGCTGGCGCGGCTGGGTGGGACCGCCGTGGCCATCGTGGCCAACCAGCCGCTGGTGCTGGCCGGCGCCCTGGACGTGGCGGCGGCGAGCAAGGCCGCCCGCTTCATCGAGTGCACCAGCGCGTTCCACCTGCCGCTGGTGCAGCTGGCCGACAACCCCGGCGTGCTGGCCGGCAGCGCCTCGGAGCGGGCCGGCATCCTCCGGGCCGCCGCGCGGATGTTCGCCGCGCAGCACCGGGCCGGGGTGCCCAAGCTGCACGTCACCGTGCGCAAGGCCTTCGGGTTCGGCAGCTCGGTGATGGGGCAGAACGCCTTCGACGCCCAGACCGTGTCGCTGGCCTTCCCCGACGCCATGCTCGGCGGGATCCCGGCCGCCGTGGGCGGTGCCACCGCCAAGGAGGACGCCGGCACCCAGCAGGCGCTGGTGGACAACGAGGCCGCCGGTCCGTGGCGGCTGGCGAGCACCGTCACCTACGACGACGTGATCGACCCGCGCCAGCTGCGCAACGCGCTGCTGGCCGGGCTGCGACTGGCCCAGGGACGCCGCAGCGCCCCGGTGGGCCCGGTCCAGCGCACCGGGTACCTGCCCTGA
- a CDS encoding class I adenylate-forming enzyme family protein: MTDQTTASDPRAEAMARLTAPGQRFELIEEDVRGNQMQVFAQRHRSLHELLTESAGYGDREYLVCDDLRLTYTEHLRRVASLSAVLRDEHGIGKGDRVAVLSANNAEWVITFWAATSLGAIVVGMNSLWSAREIAYGMEHSTPSLVVADAPRRELLGEVDVPVLSIEAVRELSLAHPDAELPPCVVVEDDPAVILYTSGTTGRAKGATHSHRNLICAVDYFRINDAVAAELGVPQGPRRFLLTGPLFHIMSLHNLVVPRLAFGDAAVIYTGRFEPDRILGLIERERINQWGAVPTMASRLLEHGVDGYDLSSLKSFSLGSAPSSPALKAGLRELLPVAGKALGTTYGLTESSTAATLATAADLVRNPESVGRAIVTVRVEVRDALGQAVPDGTEGEIYLRGPQVMLGYWNNPEATAATIDEQGWMRTGDLGTLRDGELQMSSRRSDLIIRGGENIYPAEVEAAIIEHPAVRECIVVGAPSEDLGQEVAAIVVVPDLSVTAEDLTAFVAERIARYKVPARWLVTDEELPRNATGKVMRKALPTAVGTAQ; this comes from the coding sequence ATGACTGACCAGACCACGGCGTCGGACCCCCGCGCCGAGGCGATGGCCCGCCTGACCGCTCCCGGTCAGCGCTTCGAGCTCATCGAGGAGGACGTGCGCGGCAACCAGATGCAGGTCTTCGCCCAGCGTCACCGCAGCCTGCACGAGCTGTTGACGGAGTCGGCCGGCTACGGCGACCGCGAGTACCTGGTGTGCGACGACCTGCGCCTGACCTACACCGAGCACCTGCGCCGGGTGGCCTCCCTCAGCGCGGTGCTGCGGGACGAGCACGGCATCGGCAAGGGCGACCGGGTGGCCGTGCTGTCGGCCAACAACGCCGAGTGGGTCATCACCTTCTGGGCCGCCACCTCCCTCGGCGCCATCGTGGTGGGGATGAACTCGCTGTGGTCGGCGCGGGAGATCGCCTACGGGATGGAGCACTCCACGCCGTCGCTGGTGGTCGCCGACGCTCCCCGCCGCGAGCTGCTGGGCGAGGTGGACGTCCCGGTGCTGAGCATCGAGGCGGTGCGCGAGCTGTCGCTGGCCCACCCCGACGCGGAGCTGCCGCCGTGCGTGGTGGTGGAGGACGACCCCGCGGTGATCCTGTACACCAGCGGCACCACCGGCCGGGCCAAGGGCGCCACGCACTCGCACCGCAACCTCATCTGCGCCGTGGACTACTTCCGCATCAACGACGCGGTGGCCGCCGAGCTGGGCGTGCCGCAGGGTCCGCGTCGGTTCCTGCTCACCGGTCCGCTGTTCCACATCATGTCGCTGCACAACCTGGTGGTGCCGCGGCTGGCGTTCGGTGACGCCGCGGTGATCTACACCGGCCGCTTCGAACCCGACCGCATCCTGGGCCTCATCGAGCGTGAGCGCATCAACCAGTGGGGCGCGGTGCCCACCATGGCCAGCCGGCTGCTCGAGCACGGCGTGGACGGCTACGACCTGTCGTCGCTGAAGAGCTTCTCGCTCGGCTCCGCCCCGTCCTCGCCGGCGCTCAAGGCCGGCCTGCGGGAGCTGCTGCCCGTGGCCGGGAAGGCGCTGGGCACCACCTACGGGCTCACCGAGTCCAGCACCGCCGCCACCCTGGCCACCGCAGCCGACCTGGTGCGCAACCCCGAGTCGGTGGGCCGCGCCATCGTCACCGTGCGGGTGGAGGTCCGCGACGCGCTCGGCCAGGCGGTGCCCGACGGCACCGAGGGCGAGATCTACCTGCGCGGCCCGCAGGTGATGCTCGGCTACTGGAACAACCCCGAGGCCACCGCCGCGACCATCGACGAGCAGGGCTGGATGCGCACCGGCGACCTGGGCACGCTGCGCGACGGGGAGCTGCAGATGAGCAGCCGGCGGTCGGACCTCATCATCCGCGGCGGGGAGAACATCTACCCGGCCGAGGTGGAGGCCGCGATCATCGAGCACCCCGCCGTGCGTGAGTGCATCGTGGTGGGCGCGCCCAGCGAGGACCTCGGCCAGGAGGTGGCCGCCATCGTGGTGGTGCCCGACCTGTCGGTCACCGCCGAGGACCTCACCGCGTTCGTGGCTGAGCGCATCGCCCGCTACAAGGTCCCCGCGCGGTGGCTGGTCACCGACGAGGAGCTGCCCCGCAACGCCACCGGCAAGGTGATGCGCAAGGCTCTGCCCACCGCCGTCGGCACCGCCCAGTGA